Proteins encoded by one window of Xiphias gladius isolate SHS-SW01 ecotype Sanya breed wild chromosome 15, ASM1685928v1, whole genome shotgun sequence:
- the dand5 gene encoding DAN domain family member 5 produces MAFLISLIFLSSWTAAAFAFPHNTFDNTLKGSRVEFESSGSGPEEPLRGKVKVVQLDPHALIQSGFFRRGLTPRRTPSHSSRLSFPAFLSQGRPGLAPASKAPVSPLHHLYPKSSREVELKQRQGLQMWQRAIDRGDRKTMSLPVNLKDTKQTCSAIPFTQHVTADGCNTVTVHNKLCFGQCSSLFLPSEGEFVGSGTGTGALRRQAPCSRCAPSKAHTVTVPLRCGAEARERRVMVVEECKCETGSEERSVEAAASTQL; encoded by the exons ATGGCTTTCCTCATCAGCCTCATCTTTTTGTCAAGTTGGACGGCTGCAGCTTTTGCATTTCCTCACAACACTTTTGACAACACTTTGAAAGGGTCAAGGGTTGAATTTGAATCATCTGGCAGTGGACCAGAAGAACCTCTTCGAGGAAAAGTCAAGGTTGTGCAGCTGGACCCTCATGCCCTGATCCAGTCGGGGTTCTTCAGAAGGGGGCTGACCCCCAGAAGAACCCCCTCCCATAGTTCCAGATTGTCTTTCCCTGCCTTCTTGTCCCAGGGGCGTCCAGGTCTGGCCCCAGCCTCCAAGGCCCCTGTGAGTCCACTACACCACTTGTACCCTAAAAGCTCCAGAGAAGTTGAACTAAAGCAGAGACAAGGCCTGCAGATGTGGCAGAGAGCCATAGATAGAGGAGATAGGAAGACCATGTCCCTGCCAGTCAACCTGAAGGACACTAAACAGACTTGCAGTGCGATACCTTTCACTCAG CATGTGACAGCAGATGGATGCAACACCGTGACAGTGCACAACAAGCTGTGTTTCGGTCAGTGcagctctctgtttctcccaTCCGAAGGGGAGTTTGTGGGGTCGGGTACTGGGACAGGGGCCCTTCGCCGCCAGGCCCCCTGCTCACGCTGCGCCCCATCCAAAGCTCACACTGTTACTGTGCCCCTGCGCTGTGGAGCCGAGGCCCGGGAGAGGCGTGTGATGGTGGTGGAAGAGTGCAAGTGTGAGACAGGCAGTGAGGAAAGGAGTGTCGAGGCTGCAGCTTCAACGCAGCTGTAA